Proteins from one Faecalibacterium sp. I3-3-33 genomic window:
- a CDS encoding fructose-1,6-bisphosphatase: MEEAMRTETDEIRDNLKYLTLLARDYPSQAAAASEIISTQALLKLPKGTEHFMSDLHGENEAFVHILNSASGVIREKVDAVLGDTMPEAARAELATLIYYPTEKLPQLKARCTTEDALEQWYTQTLLQLIDICRLVSSKHTRDHVRRCLPSSCGYILDELLHAHFEDHDKDLYYGQIVGSIIENGRADRFIVRLCELIKHLAVDKLHIVGDLFDRGPRPDIILDLLMRHHNVDIQWGNHDVVWMGAAAGSPICICTVLKTTLAYHNHGMLEDCYGINLRHLQRMAEQFYGEDDLSIWMPHTDAARGPYTEGMLHRCAVMHKAISILMFKLECQVIDRNPDFQMQGRDYLRRIDWDAHTVQIGEKRYPLRDTSFPTVDPADPAKLNPDEELVLRKLVQSFRQSERLQQHIEFLYAKGSVYHIENGNLLYHGAVPMNTKGGFAVEHFEGRRYSGRALMDYCDARARRGYYGAEGSAARQSGQDFLWYLWCGKLSPLFGRSAMTTFERLYIADPATHTEVKDPYYSWYNDEAACRRILAEFGLPGTSHIVNGHVPVQEKNGESPIKGGGRLVVIDGGFCRAYHEKTGIAGYTLVYSSRTMSLRTHQPFESVEKAVRENLDILSQKNILETENHRILVEDTDEGEVLRERVHDLKQLVTAYQLGWIPEARCEDHVW; this comes from the coding sequence ATGGAGGAAGCCATGCGCACCGAAACCGATGAGATCCGCGATAATCTGAAATATCTGACCCTGCTGGCCAGAGATTACCCTTCGCAGGCGGCAGCTGCCAGCGAGATCATCAGCACGCAGGCGCTGCTCAAGCTGCCCAAGGGCACCGAGCATTTCATGAGCGACCTGCACGGCGAAAACGAGGCCTTTGTGCACATCCTGAACTCCGCTTCCGGTGTCATCCGGGAAAAGGTGGATGCCGTGCTGGGTGACACCATGCCGGAGGCAGCCCGTGCAGAGCTTGCCACCCTGATCTACTATCCCACCGAAAAACTGCCCCAGCTCAAGGCGCGATGCACCACCGAGGATGCATTGGAGCAGTGGTATACCCAGACCCTTCTCCAGCTGATCGATATCTGCCGTCTGGTGTCCTCCAAGCACACCCGCGACCATGTGCGCCGTTGTTTGCCCTCCAGCTGCGGCTATATTCTGGACGAGCTGCTCCATGCCCACTTTGAGGATCACGATAAAGACCTGTATTACGGCCAGATCGTGGGCAGCATCATCGAGAACGGCCGCGCCGACCGCTTTATCGTGCGCCTGTGTGAACTCATCAAGCATCTGGCGGTGGATAAGCTGCATATTGTGGGCGACCTGTTTGACCGCGGCCCCCGCCCGGACATTATTCTGGATCTGTTGATGCGACACCATAACGTGGATATCCAGTGGGGCAACCATGACGTGGTATGGATGGGTGCTGCCGCCGGAAGTCCTATCTGCATCTGCACCGTACTTAAGACCACGCTTGCCTACCACAACCACGGGATGCTGGAGGATTGCTACGGCATCAATCTGCGGCACTTGCAGCGCATGGCAGAGCAATTCTACGGCGAGGATGACCTTTCCATCTGGATGCCCCACACGGACGCCGCCCGCGGCCCCTATACGGAGGGGATGCTCCACCGCTGCGCTGTGATGCACAAGGCCATCTCCATCCTCATGTTCAAGCTGGAGTGTCAGGTCATCGACCGCAACCCGGATTTCCAGATGCAGGGGCGGGATTATCTGCGCCGCATCGACTGGGACGCCCACACCGTGCAGATAGGGGAGAAGCGCTACCCCCTGCGGGACACCTCCTTCCCCACGGTAGACCCGGCAGACCCTGCAAAGCTGAACCCGGACGAGGAGCTGGTGCTGCGCAAGCTGGTACAGTCCTTCCGTCAGAGCGAAAGATTGCAGCAGCACATTGAATTTTTGTATGCCAAGGGCAGCGTGTACCACATTGAAAACGGCAATCTGCTCTACCACGGCGCTGTGCCCATGAACACGAAGGGTGGCTTTGCAGTAGAACACTTCGAGGGACGCCGCTACTCCGGCCGTGCCCTGATGGATTACTGTGACGCCCGCGCCCGCCGGGGCTACTACGGGGCGGAGGGCAGCGCCGCCCGCCAGAGCGGACAGGATTTTCTATGGTATCTGTGGTGCGGCAAGCTTTCGCCGCTGTTTGGCCGCAGCGCCATGACCACCTTTGAGCGGCTGTATATCGCAGACCCCGCCACCCATACGGAGGTCAAGGACCCCTATTATAGCTGGTACAACGACGAAGCTGCCTGCCGCCGCATTCTGGCAGAGTTCGGTCTGCCGGGCACGAGCCATATCGTCAACGGCCATGTGCCGGTGCAGGAGAAAAACGGCGAGAGCCCCATCAAAGGCGGGGGACGGCTGGTGGTCATTGACGGCGGGTTCTGCCGCGCCTACCACGAAAAGACCGGCATTGCCGGGTATACGCTGGTGTATTCCAGCCGCACCATGTCCCTGCGCACCCATCAGCCCTTTGAAAGCGTAGAAAAGGCGGTGCGGGAGAATTTGGACATCCTGTCCCAGAAGAACATTCTGGAGACTGAAAATCATCGCATCCTCGTGGAAGATACGGACGAGGGCGAGGTGCTGCGGGAACGCGTGCACGACCTCAAGCAGCTGGTAACGGCCTATCAGCTGGGCTGGATCCCGGAAGCGCGGTGCGAGGATCACGTTTGGTGA
- a CDS encoding 4Fe-4S cluster-binding domain-containing protein, with the protein MPKTISVPTRCTLCPRRCGADRAAGRTGFCGAGATLKAARAALHHWEEPCISGTRGSGTVFFSGCTLKCCFCQNYPISAEGLGKEITVEHLAEIFLDLQAQGAHNINLVTPGQWQPWIIAALDLARAKGLRLPIVCNTGGYETLESVEAWRGYIDIWLADLKYVSSALSAELSAAPDYFAQAKPAIEAMMAQAGHPVFDADGILQKGVILRHLALPGHVEDSFAVLDQMAAWNDADPGCFLPSVMSQYTPFYKAAEHGIGRRITTYEYRRVVNYAMDKGLVQGYMQQKSSAKEEYTPSFDLTGV; encoded by the coding sequence ATGCCGAAAACCATTTCCGTTCCCACTCGCTGTACCCTCTGCCCCCGCCGCTGCGGTGCCGACCGTGCCGCCGGGCGCACCGGCTTCTGCGGGGCAGGCGCTACGCTAAAAGCTGCCCGCGCTGCCCTGCACCATTGGGAGGAGCCCTGCATCAGCGGCACAAGGGGCAGCGGCACGGTGTTCTTTTCCGGCTGCACCCTGAAGTGCTGCTTCTGCCAGAACTACCCCATCAGTGCCGAGGGGCTGGGCAAAGAGATCACCGTGGAGCATCTGGCTGAGATCTTTTTGGATCTACAGGCGCAGGGCGCGCACAACATCAATCTGGTCACCCCGGGGCAGTGGCAGCCGTGGATCATTGCCGCGCTGGATCTTGCCCGCGCCAAGGGGCTGCGGCTGCCCATCGTGTGCAACACCGGCGGCTACGAGACGTTGGAAAGCGTGGAGGCATGGCGCGGGTACATTGACATCTGGCTGGCTGATTTAAAATATGTGTCCTCTGCCCTTTCCGCAGAGCTTTCCGCCGCGCCGGACTATTTTGCACAGGCAAAGCCCGCCATCGAGGCCATGATGGCGCAGGCCGGGCACCCGGTGTTCGATGCAGACGGCATCCTGCAAAAGGGGGTCATCCTGCGGCATCTGGCGTTGCCGGGTCATGTGGAGGACAGCTTTGCTGTGCTGGACCAGATGGCTGCGTGGAACGACGCCGACCCCGGGTGCTTTCTGCCCAGTGTCATGAGCCAGTATACCCCCTTCTACAAGGCCGCAGAGCACGGCATCGGGCGGCGCATCACCACCTATGAATACCGCCGGGTGGTGAACTACGCCATGGACAAGGGGCTTGTGCAGGGCTATATGCAGCAGAAGAGCAGCGCCAAGGAGGAATACACCCCCAGCTTTGACCTGACCGGGGTATAA
- a CDS encoding sugar kinase has protein sequence MEHFNPILGSEPNGQKFITCGEIMLRLTPPNYEKIRMASGFEASYGGSEANIALALANLGVDSTFFSVVPNNSLGKSAVRWLRSNDVHCTPMILTEPDETPSNRLGTYYLETGYGIRASKVIYDRKHSAITEYDFSQVDLDALLDGYDWLHLSGITPALAPNCRSLILDMLKVAKKKGLTVSFDGNFRSTLWTWEEARDFCTECLPYVDVLMGIEPYHLWKDENDHSKGDWKDGVPLQPSYEQQDEIFQRFIERYPNLKCIARHVRYAHSGSENSLKAFMWYEGHTFESKLYTFNILDRVGGGDAFASGLIYAMLHNYKAMDMINFAVASSAIKHTIHGDANITDDVSTIRNLMNMNYDIKR, from the coding sequence ATGGAACATTTCAATCCGATCCTTGGCAGCGAACCCAATGGCCAGAAGTTCATCACCTGTGGTGAGATCATGCTGCGCCTGACCCCGCCGAACTACGAAAAGATCCGCATGGCATCCGGCTTTGAGGCCAGTTACGGCGGCAGCGAGGCCAACATTGCGCTGGCGCTGGCAAACCTTGGCGTAGACAGCACTTTCTTCAGCGTAGTGCCCAACAACAGTCTGGGCAAAAGCGCTGTGCGCTGGCTGCGCTCCAACGATGTGCACTGCACCCCCATGATCCTGACCGAGCCGGACGAGACCCCCTCTAACCGTCTGGGTACTTATTATCTGGAGACCGGCTACGGCATCCGCGCTTCCAAGGTCATCTACGACCGTAAGCACAGCGCCATTACCGAGTACGATTTTTCTCAGGTAGATCTGGACGCTCTGCTGGACGGCTACGACTGGCTGCACCTCAGCGGCATTACCCCGGCACTGGCACCCAACTGCCGCAGCCTGATCCTTGATATGCTGAAGGTTGCCAAGAAGAAGGGCCTGACCGTGAGCTTTGACGGCAACTTCCGCTCCACCCTGTGGACTTGGGAGGAAGCACGGGACTTCTGCACCGAGTGTCTGCCCTATGTGGACGTTCTGATGGGCATTGAGCCCTACCACCTGTGGAAGGACGAAAACGACCACAGCAAGGGCGACTGGAAGGACGGCGTGCCCCTGCAGCCCAGCTACGAGCAGCAGGACGAGATCTTCCAGCGGTTTATCGAGCGCTACCCTAACTTGAAGTGCATCGCCCGCCATGTGCGCTACGCCCACAGCGGCAGCGAAAACAGCCTGAAGGCCTTTATGTGGTACGAGGGTCATACCTTCGAGAGCAAGCTGTACACCTTTAACATTCTGGATCGCGTGGGTGGCGGCGACGCCTTTGCCAGCGGCCTGATCTACGCCATGCTGCACAACTACAAGGCCATGGATATGATCAACTTTGCGGTAGCCAGCAGCGCCATCAAGCACACCATCCACGGCGACGCCAACATCACCGATGATGTGAGCACCATCCGCAACCTGATGAACATGAACTACGATATCAAGCGGTAA
- a CDS encoding ABC transporter ATP-binding protein, whose translation MLEIQNVSKTFNAGTVNQKTALNGLNLKLNEGDFVTVIGGNGAGKSTMLNAVAGVWPVDEGKILIDGVDVTRLSEHQRAAYIGRVFQDPMTGTAATMQIEENLALAARRGKRRTLRIGITKAEREQYRELLKTLDLGLEDRLTARVGLLSGGQRQALTLLMATMNKPKLLLLDEHTAALDPKTALKVLTLSARIVEENHLTTMMITHNMKDAIKYGNRLIMMHEGHIIYDVAGEEKQKLHVSDLLAKFQIASGGEFANDRMILSN comes from the coding sequence ATGCTTGAGATCCAAAATGTTTCCAAAACCTTCAATGCAGGCACGGTGAACCAGAAAACCGCCCTGAACGGGTTGAACCTGAAGCTGAACGAGGGCGATTTCGTAACCGTCATCGGCGGCAACGGTGCAGGTAAATCCACCATGCTGAATGCCGTTGCCGGTGTATGGCCGGTGGACGAGGGCAAGATTTTGATCGACGGCGTGGACGTCACCCGCCTGAGCGAGCATCAGCGTGCCGCCTACATTGGCCGCGTGTTTCAGGACCCCATGACCGGCACCGCCGCTACCATGCAGATCGAGGAAAATCTGGCGCTGGCAGCCCGGCGCGGCAAGCGCCGCACCCTGCGCATCGGCATCACCAAGGCCGAGCGGGAGCAGTACCGTGAGCTGCTCAAGACTCTTGATCTTGGCCTTGAGGATCGCCTGACCGCCCGCGTGGGGCTTCTTTCCGGCGGTCAGCGGCAGGCGTTGACTTTGCTGATGGCTACCATGAACAAGCCCAAACTCCTGCTGCTGGACGAGCACACCGCCGCACTGGACCCCAAAACGGCACTGAAGGTGCTTACCCTTTCGGCACGCATCGTGGAGGAGAACCATCTGACCACCATGATGATCACCCACAACATGAAGGATGCCATCAAGTACGGCAACCGCCTGATTATGATGCACGAGGGCCATATCATCTACGACGTGGCAGGGGAAGAGAAGCAGAAGCTGCACGTCTCCGACCTGCTGGCAAAGTTCCAGATCGCCAGCGGCGGCGAGTTTGCCAACGACCGCATGATTTTGTCCAACTAA
- a CDS encoding ABC transporter permease produces MEIIARLANLPGALPGACAQGLIWGIMAIGVYLTYRILDVADLTVDGSFGTGGAVCVMCLLSGMNVWAALLMAVLAGLATGLVTGLLHTFMGIPAILAGILTQLALYSINLKIMGKANQSINVDKYGLLISLRWVKEFALHNPIIMVILVTVVVIGVLYWFFGTELGCGIRATGSNPAMSRAQGINTNFNIVLGLAVSNALVALSGALLSQYQGFADVGMGRGAIVIGLAAVIIGEAVFGRIFHNFALKMASVSIGAIIYYIVIQLVLTLGFDANLLKLLSASVVAVFLAVPYWKGKYFSKPVKKAKEGSKNA; encoded by the coding sequence TTGGAGATCATTGCAAGACTTGCAAACCTGCCGGGCGCTTTACCGGGTGCCTGTGCGCAGGGGCTTATCTGGGGTATCATGGCCATTGGCGTGTACCTGACCTACCGCATTCTGGATGTAGCCGACCTGACCGTGGACGGTAGCTTTGGCACCGGCGGCGCAGTGTGCGTCATGTGCCTGCTTTCCGGCATGAACGTCTGGGCAGCATTGCTGATGGCTGTGCTGGCCGGCCTTGCTACCGGCCTTGTCACTGGCCTGTTGCACACCTTTATGGGCATTCCCGCCATTCTGGCCGGTATTCTGACCCAGCTGGCACTGTATTCCATCAACCTGAAGATCATGGGCAAGGCCAACCAGTCCATCAACGTGGATAAGTACGGCTTGCTCATCTCCCTGCGCTGGGTCAAGGAATTTGCCCTGCACAACCCCATCATCATGGTCATCCTTGTTACGGTGGTTGTTATCGGGGTGCTGTACTGGTTCTTCGGTACGGAGCTGGGCTGCGGCATCCGCGCTACCGGCTCTAACCCTGCCATGTCCCGCGCACAGGGCATCAACACCAACTTCAACATCGTGCTGGGTCTGGCCGTTTCCAATGCGCTGGTGGCACTGTCCGGTGCGCTGCTCAGCCAGTATCAGGGCTTTGCAGACGTCGGCATGGGACGCGGTGCTATCGTCATCGGACTGGCTGCCGTCATTATTGGCGAGGCCGTGTTTGGTCGCATCTTCCATAACTTTGCCCTCAAGATGGCCTCTGTTTCCATCGGCGCGATCATCTATTATATCGTCATTCAGCTGGTGCTGACACTGGGCTTTGACGCAAATCTGCTCAAGCTGCTGAGTGCCTCTGTGGTGGCAGTGTTCCTTGCTGTGCCGTACTGGAAGGGCAAATACTTCTCGAAGCCGGTCAAAAAGGCAAAGGAGGGCTCAAAAAATGCTTGA
- a CDS encoding ABC transporter substrate-binding protein: MRKITRRSFLTAAAACGAAAALSACGGSSSASSAAASSTAASASVAAAANGEKFTVGICQLVQHAALDAATQGFEDALTASFGENVTFDFQNAQGDSATCATIANGFVSSGVALIMANATPALQAAQAATNTIPILGTSVTEYGVALGLDNFSGTVGGNVSGTSDLAPLDQQADMIVEWMPEVKKVGLLYCSAEANSQYQVDEVQKYLEAKGVTATQYAFSDSNDLSSVCQKAADENDALYVPTDNTVAANTGIVDGICRPAKKPVFAGEEGICSGCGVATLSISYYDLGYTTGEMAVKILNGESDISTMPIEYTDVTKKYNKAVCDDLGLTAPEGYVEIEA; encoded by the coding sequence ATGCGTAAAATCACTCGTCGTTCCTTCCTGACTGCTGCCGCTGCCTGCGGTGCAGCAGCTGCTCTTTCTGCCTGCGGCGGTTCTTCCTCCGCATCTTCTGCGGCAGCGTCCTCCACGGCCGCTTCTGCATCGGTTGCTGCCGCCGCTAACGGCGAAAAGTTCACCGTTGGCATCTGCCAGCTGGTGCAGCACGCTGCACTGGATGCCGCTACGCAGGGCTTTGAGGATGCTCTGACCGCTTCCTTTGGCGAGAACGTCACCTTCGACTTCCAGAATGCACAGGGCGATTCCGCTACCTGTGCCACCATTGCCAACGGCTTTGTTTCCTCCGGCGTGGCACTGATCATGGCAAATGCTACCCCTGCTCTGCAGGCTGCACAGGCCGCTACCAACACCATCCCCATTCTGGGCACCTCCGTTACCGAGTACGGCGTGGCACTGGGTCTGGATAACTTCTCCGGCACCGTGGGCGGCAACGTCTCCGGCACCTCCGATCTGGCACCGCTGGATCAGCAGGCAGACATGATCGTGGAGTGGATGCCCGAGGTCAAGAAGGTTGGCCTGCTGTACTGCTCTGCCGAGGCGAACAGCCAGTATCAGGTAGACGAAGTGCAGAAGTATCTGGAGGCTAAGGGCGTAACTGCTACCCAGTACGCTTTCTCGGATTCCAACGATCTGTCCTCTGTCTGCCAGAAGGCTGCAGACGAGAACGATGCACTGTATGTGCCTACTGATAACACTGTTGCCGCCAATACCGGCATCGTGGACGGCATCTGCCGCCCGGCTAAGAAGCCTGTGTTCGCCGGTGAGGAGGGCATTTGCTCCGGCTGTGGCGTGGCTACCCTGTCCATCAGCTACTATGATCTGGGCTACACCACCGGTGAGATGGCAGTCAAGATCCTGAACGGTGAGAGCGACATCTCCACCATGCCCATCGAGTACACCGATGTGACCAAAAAGTACAACAAGGCTGTCTGCGATGACCTTGGCCTGACCGCACCGGAAGGCTATGTAGAGATCGAAGCCTGA
- a CDS encoding YkgJ family cysteine cluster protein produces the protein MRDEAIDLCGQVDFIRTDAMPLLERDTQFRFACAGCGNCCRGREDIVLSGYDLWRIAARLRLPPQIVARGYCRSSIGRVSHLPVLRLAPVKENRNNCPFLTENHCAIHEAEPLVCALYPLAQEISRAGEMHYFLQPTGCGGQVIEARVQDYLARYNVPAREAIDVRWAQTCMALEDTVEQLEAVLSPVLVRRMQAKLWQALYFGYDYAQDYLPQLEANLQTLDTELHKLTEYQKKRNNCSK, from the coding sequence ATGCGAGACGAAGCCATTGACCTGTGCGGACAGGTGGATTTTATCCGTACGGATGCCATGCCGCTGCTGGAGCGGGATACGCAGTTCCGCTTTGCCTGTGCGGGCTGCGGCAACTGCTGCCGCGGGCGGGAGGATATCGTGCTGTCCGGCTATGATTTGTGGCGCATTGCCGCCCGGCTACGCTTGCCACCGCAGATCGTGGCCCGGGGCTACTGCCGCAGCAGCATTGGCAGGGTGAGCCATTTACCGGTGCTGCGGCTTGCTCCGGTGAAGGAAAACCGCAACAACTGCCCCTTTCTGACCGAAAACCACTGCGCCATCCATGAGGCTGAGCCGCTGGTTTGCGCGCTGTATCCGCTGGCGCAGGAGATCAGCCGGGCAGGGGAGATGCATTACTTTTTGCAGCCCACCGGCTGCGGCGGGCAGGTGATCGAGGCAAGGGTGCAGGATTACCTTGCCCGCTACAATGTGCCCGCCCGGGAAGCCATTGACGTGCGCTGGGCGCAGACCTGCATGGCGCTGGAAGATACCGTGGAGCAGCTGGAGGCAGTGCTCAGCCCGGTGCTGGTGCGCCGGATGCAGGCGAAGCTCTGGCAGGCACTGTATTTTGGCTACGATTACGCGCAGGATTATCTGCCGCAGCTGGAAGCAAACCTGCAAACGCTGGACACGGAACTGCACAAACTGACGGAATATCAGAAAAAACGAAATAATTGTTCGAAATAA
- a CDS encoding D-alanyl-D-alanine carboxypeptidase family protein — MKRFHRHCRRLCILAALLVLLVLFLRQNVLLDTSSRHAILLDAQSGRVLAQKRADERAAPASLTKMMTVLLAIEAEPDLDKQVTLPEDIFPALQTEKASMAGFAPGETVTVRDLLYGAMLPSGAECCEALARLVSGSEENFAALMNQKAAELGMKNTHFTNATGLTDTEHYSSAADMAKLLQAALHNVTFRTIFTTEHYTTTATAQHPEGVSLTSTLLGKLDGTELPAGAQIEGGKTGYTAAAGLCLASLATVNRKEYILVTLAAPGDHGTEQYNIRDAVHVYRKLADKK, encoded by the coding sequence ATGAAACGATTCCACCGCCACTGTAGGCGGCTATGTATTCTGGCGGCATTGCTTGTGCTGCTGGTGTTATTTCTGCGGCAGAATGTTTTGCTGGATACATCCAGCAGACATGCGATCTTGCTAGATGCCCAAAGCGGGCGGGTACTGGCGCAGAAACGTGCCGATGAGCGTGCTGCACCGGCATCCCTGACAAAAATGATGACTGTGCTGCTGGCCATCGAGGCAGAGCCCGACTTGGATAAACAGGTGACACTGCCGGAGGATATTTTTCCAGCCTTACAGACCGAAAAAGCATCTATGGCAGGCTTTGCGCCCGGGGAGACAGTCACTGTGCGGGACCTGCTCTATGGTGCGATGCTGCCTTCCGGTGCAGAATGCTGTGAGGCGCTGGCGCGGCTGGTAAGTGGCAGCGAAGAAAACTTTGCCGCACTGATGAACCAAAAGGCCGCAGAGCTTGGCATGAAGAACACCCATTTTACGAACGCTACCGGCCTGACCGACACCGAGCACTATTCCAGCGCAGCAGATATGGCAAAGCTGTTGCAGGCAGCGCTGCATAATGTGACCTTCCGCACCATTTTTACAACGGAGCACTACACCACCACAGCGACTGCGCAGCACCCGGAAGGTGTTTCGCTGACTAGCACACTGCTGGGCAAGCTGGACGGAACGGAGCTTCCGGCAGGGGCACAGATCGAGGGTGGCAAAACAGGGTATACCGCCGCCGCAGGGCTGTGTCTGGCCAGCCTTGCCACCGTAAACAGAAAAGAGTACATCCTTGTTACGCTTGCCGCGCCCGGAGATCACGGGACGGAGCAGTACAATATCCGCGATGCAGTGCATGTGTACCGGAAACTGGCGGATAAAAAATAA
- the pheT gene encoding phenylalanine--tRNA ligase subunit beta: protein MKVPFSWLKEFVDIDVTAQELEEKLFSCGFEVEELIPLDAGISKVVVGKIVEMEKQEGTHLTKCVVDCGAYGHEIRISTGAANMKLGDCVPTALDGSTLPGGITIKARKMQGVESNGMLCSGAELGLNDDLFPGSEVYGLLILPEDSVPGTDIAPVVGLDDYIFDISITANRPDCQSVLGIAREVAAVLGKPLHMPAMDYKAVCEPDAPITVKVEAPELCPRYMAHYVRNIRMGESPRWMKRHLALCGLRSISNVVDITNHTLLEMGQPMHAFDLNKVAGRTIDVRRAHEGEKIVTLDEKEFTLNPNNLVICDAEKPVALAGIMGGANSGMDDNTTSLLFECATFARDSVRKTSRALGQNSDSSARYEKGVDRYSPQLGLARALHLIQQLDCGDITTLEYDLTDGRPLERKHIVTTPAKICGVLGITVPDQTMIDILQRLEFTVDVQPDGSWDVSAPLYRDDVESFPDLAEEVIREYGYDHIVPTFLNTASVTNGGLNYDQKQQLKTKRLLAAQGFYEASTLAFYSNAELDMLHIPAEDEARKAIRILNPISENLSIMRTLLTPSMLNVIVDNLKKGNVEGRLFEMAPVYLAKELPINEHPHERQTLCIGAFGPEEDFFTVKGALEALAAGFGLTFDYQRETAAWLHPGISAAVYCNGKRLGVFGKLANEINAELEIAKEQKDSQNIYLGELDYEALMSCVEGELRYKPLSPYAPVKRDLALVCNETVSCGEIEETIRKASPLVSEVKLFDIYRGANLGEGKKSMAFSLSLSDPKKEVSAEEVERVVKKILGNLKFKLGIEIR from the coding sequence ATGAAAGTACCTTTCAGTTGGTTAAAAGAATTCGTTGATATCGATGTTACCGCACAGGAACTGGAGGAGAAGCTGTTCTCCTGCGGTTTCGAGGTGGAAGAGCTCATCCCGCTGGATGCCGGCATCAGCAAGGTGGTCGTCGGCAAGATCGTGGAGATGGAAAAGCAGGAGGGCACCCACCTGACCAAGTGTGTGGTGGACTGCGGTGCCTACGGCCACGAGATCCGCATCAGCACCGGTGCTGCCAACATGAAGCTGGGCGATTGCGTGCCTACCGCACTGGATGGCTCCACTCTGCCCGGCGGCATCACCATCAAGGCCCGCAAGATGCAGGGCGTGGAGTCCAACGGTATGCTGTGCTCCGGCGCAGAACTGGGTCTGAACGATGACCTGTTCCCGGGTTCTGAGGTCTACGGCCTGCTCATCCTGCCCGAGGACTCCGTCCCCGGCACCGATATTGCTCCGGTGGTGGGTCTGGATGACTACATCTTTGATATCTCCATCACCGCCAACCGCCCGGACTGCCAGTCCGTTCTGGGCATCGCCCGCGAGGTAGCTGCGGTTCTGGGCAAGCCCCTGCACATGCCCGCCATGGACTACAAGGCCGTCTGCGAGCCGGACGCTCCCATCACCGTCAAGGTGGAAGCACCGGAGTTGTGCCCTCGCTATATGGCACACTATGTCCGCAACATCCGCATGGGCGAGTCTCCCCGCTGGATGAAGCGCCATCTGGCACTGTGCGGCCTGCGCTCCATCAGCAACGTGGTGGATATCACCAACCACACCCTGCTGGAGATGGGTCAGCCCATGCACGCCTTTGACCTGAACAAGGTCGCTGGCCGCACCATTGATGTGCGCCGCGCCCACGAGGGCGAAAAGATCGTCACGCTGGACGAGAAGGAATTCACCCTGAACCCCAACAATCTGGTCATCTGCGATGCCGAAAAGCCGGTGGCACTGGCCGGTATCATGGGCGGCGCAAACTCCGGCATGGACGATAACACCACCAGCCTGCTGTTCGAGTGCGCTACCTTTGCCCGCGACAGCGTGCGTAAGACCAGCCGTGCACTGGGTCAGAACAGCGATTCCTCTGCCCGCTACGAGAAGGGCGTGGATCGCTATTCTCCGCAGCTGGGTCTGGCACGCGCTCTGCACCTGATCCAGCAGCTGGATTGCGGCGATATCACTACGCTGGAATACGACCTGACCGATGGCCGCCCGCTGGAGCGCAAGCACATCGTCACCACTCCGGCAAAGATCTGCGGCGTGCTGGGCATCACCGTGCCCGACCAGACCATGATCGACATCCTGCAGCGTCTGGAGTTCACTGTGGACGTGCAGCCCGATGGCAGTTGGGATGTGTCCGCACCCCTGTACCGTGATGACGTGGAAAGCTTCCCGGATCTGGCCGAGGAGGTCATCCGTGAGTACGGCTACGACCATATCGTGCCCACCTTCCTGAATACTGCCTCCGTTACCAACGGCGGCCTGAACTACGACCAGAAGCAGCAGCTCAAGACCAAGCGCCTGCTGGCTGCACAGGGCTTCTACGAGGCCTCCACGCTGGCTTTCTACTCCAACGCCGAGCTGGATATGCTGCATATCCCTGCTGAGGACGAAGCCCGCAAGGCCATCCGTATCCTGAACCCCATCAGCGAGAACCTGTCCATCATGCGCACCCTGCTGACCCCCTCCATGCTGAACGTCATCGTGGACAACCTGAAAAAGGGCAACGTCGAGGGTCGCCTGTTCGAGATGGCACCGGTCTATCTGGCCAAGGAACTGCCCATCAATGAGCACCCCCACGAGCGCCAGACCCTCTGCATCGGTGCCTTCGGCCCCGAGGAGGACTTCTTCACCGTCAAGGGCGCACTGGAGGCACTGGCAGCCGGTTTTGGCCTGACCTTTGATTATCAACGCGAGACTGCCGCATGGCTGCACCCCGGCATCAGTGCCGCTGTGTATTGCAACGGCAAGCGGCTGGGCGTGTTCGGTAAGCTGGCCAACGAGATCAACGCCGAGCTGGAGATCGCCAAGGAGCAGAAGGACAGCCAGAACATCTATCTGGGCGAGCTGGACTACGAGGCTCTGATGTCCTGCGTAGAGGGCGAGCTGCGCTATAAGCCCCTCAGCCCCTATGCACCGGTCAAGCGCGATCTGGCTCTGGTCTGCAACGAGACCGTGTCCTGCGGCGAGATCGAGGAGACCATCCGCAAGGCCAGCCCGCTGGTCAGCGAGGTCAAGCTGTTCGATATCTATCGCGGCGCAAACCTCGGCGAAGGCAAAAAGAGCATGGCCTTCAGCCTGTCCCTGTCTGATCCCAAGAAGGAAGTCTCTGCTGAGGAAGTGGAGCGCGTGGTCAAGAAGATCCTCGGCAACCTGAAGTTCAAGCTGGGCATCGAGATCCGCTAA